In Streptomyces sp. NBC_00569, a single genomic region encodes these proteins:
- a CDS encoding ABC-F family ATP-binding cassette domain-containing protein, which produces MTATLVAKNLAAGHGDRSLFSGLDLVVAPGDVIGLVGANGAGKSTLLKLLAGLDTPEQGELRLSPPGATVGHLPQEPERRPGETVREFLARRTGVDAAQRAMDEATQALVDGAPGADDAYSVSLERWLDLGGADLDERAEEITGSLGLGVGLDQAMTSLSGGQAARAGLASLLLSRYDVFLLDEPTNDLDLDGLERLESFVRGLRAGTVVVSHDREFLTRTVTKVLELDLAQQEINLYGGGYEAYLEEREVARRHARDEFDEYADKKAALEGRAQMQRGWMDKGVKNARRKATDNDKIGRKFRSEASEKQAAKARQTQRMIERLDVVDEPRKEWELRMEIAAAPRSGAVVATVRDAEVRRGDFTLGPVSLQIDWADRIAITGANGAGKSTLLGALLGRVPLDAGHATLGSGVVVGEVDQARALFHGSESLLDAFCAAVPETEPADVRTLLAKFGLKADHVLRSAATLSPGERTRAALALLQGRGVNLLVLDEPTNHLDLPAIEQLESALDSYEGTLLLVTHDRRMLDAVRTQRRLEVADGKVTELSV; this is translated from the coding sequence ATGACTGCCACTCTCGTAGCCAAGAACCTCGCCGCCGGGCACGGCGACCGGTCCCTGTTCTCCGGGCTCGACCTCGTGGTCGCGCCCGGCGACGTGATCGGGCTCGTCGGCGCCAACGGCGCGGGGAAGTCCACGCTCCTCAAACTCCTCGCCGGCCTCGACACCCCTGAGCAGGGCGAGCTGCGGCTCTCGCCGCCCGGCGCGACCGTGGGGCACCTGCCCCAGGAGCCGGAGCGCCGCCCCGGCGAGACCGTGCGCGAGTTCCTCGCCCGGCGCACCGGCGTCGACGCCGCACAGCGCGCCATGGACGAGGCCACCCAGGCCCTCGTCGACGGGGCGCCGGGGGCCGACGACGCGTACTCCGTCAGCCTGGAGCGCTGGCTCGACCTCGGCGGCGCCGACCTCGACGAGCGCGCCGAGGAGATCACCGGCTCCCTCGGCCTCGGCGTCGGCCTCGACCAGGCGATGACCTCGCTCTCCGGCGGCCAGGCCGCGCGCGCGGGGCTCGCCTCGCTGCTGCTGTCCCGCTACGACGTGTTCCTGCTCGACGAGCCGACCAACGACCTCGACCTGGACGGTCTGGAACGCCTGGAGTCCTTCGTGCGCGGGCTGCGCGCCGGCACGGTCGTGGTCAGCCACGACCGTGAGTTCCTGACGCGCACCGTCACCAAGGTCCTGGAGCTCGACCTCGCCCAGCAGGAGATCAACCTCTACGGCGGCGGATATGAGGCCTACCTGGAGGAGCGCGAGGTCGCCCGCCGCCACGCCCGCGACGAGTTCGACGAGTACGCGGACAAGAAGGCGGCCCTGGAGGGCCGCGCCCAGATGCAGCGCGGCTGGATGGACAAGGGCGTCAAGAACGCCCGCCGCAAGGCCACGGACAACGACAAGATCGGCCGCAAGTTCCGCAGCGAGGCCAGCGAGAAGCAGGCGGCCAAGGCGCGGCAGACGCAGCGCATGATCGAGCGCCTCGACGTCGTGGACGAGCCGCGCAAGGAGTGGGAGCTGCGCATGGAGATCGCGGCGGCGCCGCGATCCGGCGCCGTCGTGGCCACGGTGCGCGACGCGGAGGTGCGGCGCGGCGACTTCACGCTCGGTCCGGTCTCGCTCCAGATCGACTGGGCCGACCGCATCGCGATCACCGGGGCCAACGGCGCCGGGAAGTCGACGCTGCTCGGCGCGCTCCTCGGCCGGGTGCCTCTGGACGCGGGGCACGCGACGCTCGGCTCCGGCGTCGTCGTCGGCGAGGTCGACCAGGCGCGTGCCCTGTTCCACGGCTCGGAGTCGCTGCTCGACGCGTTCTGCGCGGCCGTGCCGGAGACCGAGCCGGCCGACGTGCGCACGCTGCTCGCGAAGTTCGGCCTGAAGGCCGATCACGTTCTGCGGTCGGCGGCCACGCTGTCGCCGGGTGAGCGCACGCGCGCCGCGCTGGCGCTGCTGCAGGGCCGCGGCGTCAATCTGCTCGTCCTGGACGAGCCGACCAACCACCTCGACCTGCCGGCCATCGAGCAGCTGGAGTCGGCGCTCGACTCGTACGAGGGGACGCTCCTGCTCGTCACCCATGACCGCCGCATGCTGGACGCCGTCAGGACGCAGCGGCGCCTCGAGGTCGCCGACGGCAAGGTGACGGAGCTGTCCGTCTGA